Within Vespula vulgaris chromosome 23, iyVesVulg1.1, whole genome shotgun sequence, the genomic segment GAGGTCTATTGACAATGAGTCTTTCGAGAAGAACCCTTGTAATTTGTTCCTGTATAGCTTCGGTATTAGCTTCggcaaataaatatagaagtGTACAACTGAAATAATGTGTATGACTATTGGGATAGCGAAGCTGATTAGCGAttgcatttaaaaataagtaaCGACCTTCGGTATCGAGATCAACAGCAAGATTTTGAAATATGTCCATATGAGCGGAATGTGCAATCGTGGACATGTTAGGTGTATGACCTTTGCTACGTATGAAAGCAATAGCTTGTGTTCCAACATAAAGAACCAAAGCGTTCAtcaattgaatattatatcttacACCAGCTTCCTGAGAGACTTGTAAATTACTACGCAATTCTGACAGAAAGGTGACCGGCGCACGAGCTTTCAAATAAGAATCTAATTCCTTCTTAAAACTGAGTGGTTGAATCATGGAAGCAAAATTAGTAAGTACTCTAGGTGCGTGTGCAATTTCTTGAAGCATATCGACTTTCAAATTTGGAGTGAATGGATCGGGTAAGCGCATGTTTCTCGGGAATGCGCTTAAAATGAGATTTCTCATTTGTATACAATTGGGTGGAATTACGTCACAAAATCCATAATGATAATCACAAAGGAACTCTGGAAAATCATGTAGTAATACCAGTAACACTCGAAGAGTACCTTTGTATAAGAGCGTCACAGGTTTTGCAAGTTCCGCATTACGCAGATACGGTGCaagatatttaaacaaatcgaTGAGAAGTTGAGCGTACATTCCCCAACATTTTTGTTGTGGAGTAATAGCGAGCATACGTCCAATGAAAACCCTGTGCGAAACAAGCTCTAACCAGGCATAACAAAAGCCTGAAGCTTTGGCAGGTCTCAATATGTGTAACGTATGACAGAAGGCTGTTAAGACTTGATAATTGACAGCCTCTAAAACAGGCTCAGGGGCGCAAAGCTCTAAAAAGAGCATGATGAAAATTCGATGATAAGGTAATTGCTGGAAATCTGTACCACGCATTTCGTGATCTTGCAATAACACTCCAGCAACGATTCCAAGTACTTTGTTCAATAAGTTGATTTTCGTATGAGTATTTGTTGTGTCGCCAGAATGTTTGACCAAAAGTGCAACTAAGCGCACAAAAGCGTCTAACGAGTGGAAACATTTCGCGCGAACAACAGAAGGAACTGCGTTGGTTTCGGCCAATGCACGATAACAAAGGTCCACGCACATTTGAGTgcttaatttaaaaaatctagTTATGAGGTCATCCGTTTTTAAAATACCATGGATGTTCATTTGATGGACAAACATTCCAAATGCTTTAGTAGGATCACGAGCATGGGTAGGACTATGATGCATCGAAACCCATTCACGTAATAAGTATTCGGTCTTCTCCATTAATCCTGGTGGATCATCAAAATCACGGGCctgtaattaagaaaaaagcaagTGACAATCGTTATAACAAATGTCTTTGGACCTAAAATACCGCAGAATTTACTTACTCTCACCTGGAGAATTCCAGAGTGGATGTGTGCTGTTGGTCCTGCAGGAGCACGATCGGCTAATACTGCAGGGTCATGGTTTGCACGTAACGAATCTATTAGACTAGTAAGTCTAAAGAGTGGAATTCTATAAGAGGATAAATATGAATGACACTCGCTGTATAAAAAGAGacattataatataacgtaatatttgtaatatcaaCGCAACATTTACCCTTCTGGTGGAGCTCTATGATGTGCTATTCTTACAAGTATTTCAATCGTGTGAAACAGATCAGATTCTGTTACATGTGTCGTTTGTCTCTCGTCAATGAGATATAATTGAACCAACTGCATAGCAAATGCCGTTGCCATAGCATTACTAGCGTCCATAGCTTGTGCTAGAGCTAAATCATATTGTGGAAGACTGATCAAATGAGatctaaaatcaaaatattcgtattatttgatataaactAGCACCGTGAATTATATGCTAAGTTACTGCAGTTTGAACGTACCTTATCAAGCAATCTACGGCTTcaaaattataacgaaaatCTTCTCTACATTCTGTTAAGAAACGGGTAACATGTTTGTTCGTCCACTGCATACCATAAGCTCGTGGATCTTGAAGACATTTCAGAATGCGTAAATGAAGTTCTCTATAACGTAAGACGATTTCCGAATCCGTGACTCCGCTAGAAATAGTAGGACCGTCTAATAATCCTTCTACGGCCTGAAATATTCgtaaacaaaaatgattttgttaataggtattactttcaaatattttttgttatgaCGTGTGCTTACTTTTTTTAGGAGTGTCATTGCAGCACCTGCATCCCTTGATCTTCTAGTAAGAATGATAGACTCTAAAAGACTATGAAGTGCTACGTGCTGTGGAGGTGGTGCAGCTGGGCCCATTGCAGAAAGCAATACATCTACCTCAGCTGCAAGTTTTTCCAACATTGCTCCTACTTCGTCATTACTTACAGCAGCTGCATACGCAGCTACTTGTTGGGCCGTTGCTACTGCAACAGCTGGATTATTAGCAAATGGAGCTACCGTAGTTTCcttaaaaacaaaaggaaaaaaaagtgaagaaagtgaaaagaattaatattaacgatattataaaattcgttaattcattaaaaaattacagtTACTGGTTTTGGCACGAAAAGTGCTTGTGTATCTCTTTCAGATAATGGTAAGAATCCAGGTATATTTCTGGCGAATTCTTCGTAAACAGCCATTTGTTGAGGAGTTACTCCGCCTACTTTTAATCGAATCTGTTCTGGCATTCTTTCAGCTTGATATTTAGCTAAAGGATCACAGTATCGTCTTCCTTCTTGTCGTGCGATTTTTCGTAATTCTATTTCATTGAGTAAACGTTTGTCCATTTCTGGGATTGCTTTTTCAACAGCAGTTTTTTGTACAAATGCACAAGCAAGTTCCATATTATCAGCAGCTACAACGGTTGCAGCTTGCTCTGCTAATTCTTTTTGCTGAGGAGTTGTACCCATCATTGCTGTTAGAAAGGCTTGCTTCAAATTTGTACTTATCGAAGCTaaaatctagaaaaaaaaaaattaatatattatatacatacacaattgtatcgtatattttctatcgtgtAAGATTGTTAATACTTACTTGATCTCTACATGTAATCATAGCCATTCCAGCAGTCAAATTGCGAACCATATGACGGGCTGCTGTTCGCATCCTTACTTCCTCAGGATCCAAAGCAAAATCTTTCCTTACAATTTGTTCACTTGTAGTCAAAGCTATTTTAATAGATCGATCAACAACTGGATGAATCCATTCTTGTATGGCTCTTTCAACAGCAGGACGAACAAATTGTTTTAAATGAGGATGCGTTTGGAACAAAGGtaactgaaaataaaatatattatgttaagAAAGTTACTATCTCAATCATATCTTTCAAACGCTTCATCTATTTATATGTACTTGATTATTTATGGTGATATGTTGAGAGATATTGGTGATGCCTGTAACAGATATATCCATGTAACTAAAACGTGGTTCTGGTGGCCCAGTAGGTAAAGACGGTGTAGTATTAGCTGGAGGTGCTGGTTGAGTAACTATAGTTCCTGTTGTTGTAGGTCCAACTAGTTCTTCGATAGGGGCTTGTGTCTGTTGTTGATTGTTTCCTGCTTCTGTTTTCTTATTTGGATGTGACAGTTGATAGTCCAAGTTACGTAATTTTTCAGGATCTTTTAGATAAACTGCTGGTTTCAATTCCTACacaatcaaataattattttattacttgaacaaaataaacataaaaattatagtttAGTATACATAGTTGTTGTAACACTTACTCCAACATCAATGCTTAAGTTTTTACAAAGCActtcaatttcaaattttaaatttaacttTAAATCTGGCTCTTGATGAAGTTCTGCTAGCACATTCATAATTGCCATTGTCCATGGATTAGGAGGACGAAAAACACGACTTTTTGCACAACTTTCTAAAACTTTCGCAACGAAAGGTACAACGTAAAGAAGTTCTTGTTGACCTTTGTGATACGCTTCTACTAGTAAGCTTTTTAAATCAATGTCCAcctattatattaaaattgcaatattataataacacaTATCATGCATTTTACAAAGACTGTATGCATCCAAATAAACAATTTGAATATACTAAAAAAATTACCTGTAAAATAGGTTTATTTCTACCAAGAGTTAACATTCCAAGCCAATGCCCTAAGTTTTTTAAAAGAGATCGATCAGAAAAATTTGCTATTCCCTTATCACTCCGTAATAAtacctaaaaaaaaacatatatatatatatatatatataaattaacaacTATCTAATGTAAaagaatcaaatataaatgaatactTTGTTGTACTTACCTTGATATTTCTGAATGTTTCTCTAGTAACCATTTTATTAACTTCTGGAAGTTTTAAACAATCgagaaaattagaatataaagcatgaaaatttaattcaatgcTAGCACGTTTCATCACTAAGTATTGAGCCATCCAAGGCCAATAATCTTCAGTAACTATTTCTCGAATTTCATCACATTTTTGTTGCAAATTGAGTTGACTAAGATTGTTGAAAATAAATGCAGTTTTGTCTTGTAACGCTTCAGGCGGTGTCgtaattttttcctctttatccgTTGCTACAAGCAACGTATCAATATTAGTTGCATTTGCAATAGAGGGCTAAAATAAAAACCATCTTTCGGTTATATAAGATAatgatgaataaatataaaaaatgttgttaaataaaaatatactctgaaaaaaaatatatttatcttccgTCAACTTACTCTGGCAGAAAGTGAAGTAGTTGGTGTTGTGGAAGGCTTAGCCTGAGTAGTACTTGTTGTTATAGTTGTTGTCGTAATAGTTTTATATGGAGTTGTAACTGGAGCTAACATAGCAGCTAATGTTTTAGGTAAGACAGGACCTTGAGGTCGAGTAGGAGGTTCTTGTCCTTGTAGACCATACTCTATATACTCTATTAAATGTGGTGGAAATTCACTAAAATGCTGTATGTTTCTCACATGTTCGCAATATGTTTGATAATCTTTCAAACGACTTTTAAAACGATCCAAAGCTGTTATACCGAAGTAATACATTTTACTACCATCTGGCTTTCTCAAAGCATCCAAAACAAATCTAAGTGCCAATCCAAGTGTCATGTAACTATTAACCAAACCTCTTTCAATAATCCCACCAAATAATTGTGCTGTTATTTGAAGTTCTTTATCTGGATATTGAGGAAAAAAACGATattcttcgaataaatttcgaaGCATACAATTgaatacctctctctctcttttgctgcctgaatcttgaaattttttgaGCATATCAAGAACTTCATCGATTGACAATGTGGGATGAGGTGGATGATTGTATATACATTGAAAATAACTATTCGCTTCGTCTTCAATTTCTTTAGACACATTTTGAGGCATATCAGGAAATAGATTTGATGTTTCAGGAATTCTTGCTTTTTCTATACCCGTCGGTGGACCAAGTCGTCCTAATCCTCCTATTGTACTACCGGGTAAAACAGATGGACCCTGTGTCCCAACTGGGCCAGAATGGAGTTGCGAAGATAATGGTAACATTGGAAAAGGGCTTGGAGAAGGTCCTGTTAATCTAGAAGGAGATCCAGGTGCTGAAACTAAAGGTCCTAGTGCTCCTGGCAAGTTAAATGCAGAACTACTAGGTGGTCCGAGACTAGATCCTAAGCCCATAGAAGCAAGGCTTGAACTTAAATTTCCAAGTGGATCCACTTGCTTAGAAGAAAATaactgaaatattaaaatacatattaagAAATTGtggaaaatataattgatatttcaaGATAATCGTGCATGTATACCTGTCCTCCTAATGTCGCGGGATTAAATGGTTCTAAACCTCTATGTCTTAGAACCCCTGGTGGTGGTGGTCTACTCATAGTgcttttatttaacattaaacTGCAATTTTGTACCATCGTCATTATAGCTTCAGAACACTCTTGGGAAACACtcctaaaaataaaagattatctgtaatgaatgaataaacccgcagaaaaaatttttttatgtaaaaaataaatcaaaaaacttttaccaaaaaaaaaaaaattaaaaaaatattaaaattatgaaacttACCCGGCACATACTTGCAAACAAGCAAGAATAGTTGTGAGTGTTTCTTGCGGAAGCTGACTTGCTTTTGGCACTGTAGGATCTTCTTTTATACCAGGGCCCATTACTTGTGGACACCgtctttgtaaaaattttacacAAGCAGCAACAAAAACTTCTCCGTGGTCTCTAATTTTATCTGTCAACCATTTTTCTAGTTTCAAATACTCTCGTCGAGACGCCAGACATGCTAAATCAATAACAAATGGAAATGATTGCGCATTCAATAATGCTGATAATGCTTTAAGATCTTGTGCAACATCTAAAATGCGAGACAATCTTGTCTGATCATGGTCACCACGTATGTACCATTCAGCCATTGCATGCATAATAatggattttattttcacattaTTTGCATGCCACGCATGGTGTAAAATCACTGCAGAATTTGGATGATTTCCAAGAAAAATAGGCATAAGTGTACTGAGTAATTCTTGCCTAAGTAAAGTTATAGGCggattaatttgtaataatgcTAAGACAAGTACGTCTGGACAATGTTGAATAGgccatttaaatatttcttgaacTGGTCCATATAAACCCCTCTCAGCCATATGTAGAAGCAGTTCGACGACATACAAAGATCTCCATGTTTGTGCTTCCTTGCTATCTCCTTCAGGAGCTGCTTTCAGTACATCAACAGTAACCGAATGGTATGGATAATCAGCAAAACAAAATATGTCAGGACACTTTAAAATTTGTTGTACTAAAGAAAATTGACCCTCTACATTTTCCCAATGTCGGTAAAAAAGTTCAACGGGAAACACATCTGGAGGATACCCTTGATGTTGTAAACCCAATCTTAAGCCCATAATTAGTAAATTTAATCCTTGTCTATCTTTAATGATAAACTCAGCATGGTCCAATTTCACGATTACCTCATTCCACAATAATGTTGATTGCTGGAAAATACgcaaatatataatgaatattaaacaTACAGCCAAAAGATATATGTTGTCTGTACACATTATGGGACATAGATATCAAAATTGCTCATGTTACATACTATTTCCTTTAAAGCTTGAACGAAAACTTCAACATTCCAAGTTGTGGGAGCAATGCTTTCtgaagttttttctttattagcATCTTGAGTAGAAGCAGAGTTTCCCCAAAATGATTGTAAGCCTCCAGCATCGTCAAGACTATTACAACTGCGTGCCATATGAGCTAAAACTCGGGCAACGCATGCTGGAGATATTTCTCTAGCTCCTAAACCAGCTAATGCTGATCGACATTCTTCTACGCTACTAGTAAATCCGTATCCTAATTCCATGATCAACTCTACCAGTGAATTGCCATCCTAAAATAACCATTCTGAAGTAATAACATCttccaaatgaaaataaaaatgaaaataaaaattgtaccaACCATTTGATTGACAGCCAtgtttaattcaattttgGCTTGCGGAGTTTCCCCGTCGCCTGGATACAAGAGTGGTGCTAGCACCACTGGTACCAGTTCACGGGGAAAATCGCGCCTTAAATTCTTGAGaaatttttcctttgcttCGGAAGAAACACCAAATTGATTAGGAATATGAAAAACCTGCGAAAGTATAAGGTGTAAAACTTCTGGCGATGAATCGTGCAAGCCTTCCTCGTGGTGCTTATTGCTTGTCTccgaattaatataattttttattaattcaggTAGTTGTTTTTTAATATGCTCGTGAGCCAATGCacgaatatcgatattttcagAATGTTGTAGTACAATTGCAAAAGCAACTTCTTGTACCAACGTCAGTCCAAGTACCTTCTTCagatgtaaaaaaaactttGGCGATGAATTCAAAGTCTAAAAACAATAATGTAAATAAGCTATACAATAAACTATATCATTCTAGACAAGGTTAGAttccttctttattatattgtttcttttatatttatctatacgtTAAGACAAAGATAACACTTGGTaaaatatcgtattaaaaaatggAAGTAACAGAACATGCAATAATAAACCTTCTGATGATGTAAAGGATGATCTATTGCAAAACAGAAGTTAGAAATCAGAGAAGGCTTGCTGAGCAGATTGGTACACTCTTGTTTTAAAAGCTGTACTTGAAAATAATCCTTAGCACTTGATTCTGGTGGCTCTCCGGTTGAGAAATCGACGTAAGAGAGCAAAGAGCGCAGCAAATGTCGGTCTGCCTCCAGACCTTTCCACTGTACCAACTGAAATGGAGAACAGTGactgattttataattaacaataattttttataaacatttgcTTGATATAAGATCAATACAGAAATTAGtgtataaatgatatatcgtatataaatataagatgtGAGGCAGCTTACAGTATGTTCTATAGTCTACACACTATATTTAAAGtagtatgaaaatattttaagatcgACTTATGGACGTCCGTACGTTGCATACTAATGGCGTAACTTCAAACGGAAAAGTTAAGTTCACAAAAGGTAAGACAAAAAGTTCGATAAATTGAATACTAATTCGAAAGAGTACGTTAGAACGTATAATTTGAAGTTAGAAGCCAAGTTCAAGATACATTAACGCGTGATGGTTATAAGTAACGACAAGGACTATGTAGATGGACAATAATCGAGTATATTCCAACGATAAATTTCtcaaaattataatgtatttGTAACGATAGAGTAGAGAAAAATTATCGGATATAATGCTTGAGAAACATATTGCGCTATCCTCGCGGACGGCGTGCCGCGTAGGAGAAGGGGTAAAGGAGATGTGCAATAGAACAACAGGTCCTTagaccttttcttttttcttttttttttttcttttttttaacttacaATTGATATTTCTTTGCAGCTGTCccgaaaatttttcttagtCAAATTAGCAACCAAGTAACTGATTTGTGACAAAGTAAAAGACAACGAGTCCAGGTTCATAGTTCCATGAATACGACCTCGAAAGCTTCAAACACGTTTGAAGCTTTCTTCGGTATCCACGAATTGCCTCCCCGGATTCTTTCCTCGTTAAAAGCATGAAAACTACATTGGCACAGTCCTGCGACCAACATCGGgattaatattttgaaatactATTTCAGATCAACGTCATGGCGAGCACAACAGGATAATACTGAAAACGTAACACCGGGATATCACACCACACACCAGTCACACTTGGTCACACTCCACTGACCTCTTCAACTACTTCGACTAAATTCCTACTTGAATCAGCTAATAGTAGTAATTTCTATGATCTACCGGTAGAGTGCACTGTAGCGGACCAATAAGAGCGTTCCGACAGATGTCGATTGCTCaactaaatatattaatattttatttcttcatgaaactatattatcatattttttatttatcataaatattagtattttaatacagaaaaaataaattagacattatccttaacaattttttactttttgtccaataataataattatgtaattcCTAAACAAACTTTCTGTTGATAATGGAATCGGtcaaatttcttctttaaattaatcaagctaatgattaaagaagaatttcatttcgaaatatctTACCAATATTACGTCAGATTGATTAGGTTAAATATatgtgaaattataaaaatcacatGAAGTCTCACTTCCGTAACAATTACTATAACTTTCTGAACGCATTCCGAGCCTAGATAGTATCTGTGAAGATAGAATTAGAGTTGATAATCGTAACTTTATGAACGGTAAAAAGAAGTTGCTGGAAGACATAGATCTTCTACTTGAGAATTGCGTGCAACTTAAAAagcatattttatatcgaacaaaattataaataaatttttcgatatgtCTGACTGGGATACTACGCCTATTACTTTGCGAAAACGTGCACCTAAAGCTTCTACATTAAAATCAGAACAGGTATTGTACAAACCAATATTTAGACGTATTAAGAATATTTAGACTATTAGATTTTaatactatttatttaaaaatgaaatcgatgtctttaaaatgtatttagaTGTAAATGTAGCGAAGTACTACATAACAAATGAAATAGTTTTTAGGAAAACATGAAAGACGTATAAACAAAATAGTTactaaggaaagaaaaaatcagcGAACTCTATGTTCTCGTTAATCGTATCGAGCTAACATTTGTGTTGAATCTAATTATCGCgggaaattcatttttttttcttatcaagactaattatataaaagtagtgtaataatatttttatttacaggcAGTAAATGCAGCACGGCGTCAGGGTTTTGCTATTGAAACACAGGCAAAATGTAAGTTTCATTCAATATAGTGTTCATACTAGTCAAGAAAACAGATAACTTCAAGTGTTAAAAGAGatgtacgaataaataataaaatattcatttacatgattattcttaatttaaatatataaagtttacTAATGTTACAGTATAAAACCAAACTAAAATATCACAAAATATTGTccttgtattatttaaattaatattgttttatttgtaaaagaaaatctttaggAACATGTATTGATATAACATGtcctttgatttattttacgtCAGGGGGTGGTGGTGCAAATAAACAACATGTTACCACAAAGAACACGGCTAAATTAGATCGTGAAACTGAGGAACTAAAACACGATAAAATTCCTCTTGATTTGGGAAAGCTTATACAGCAAGGTCGACAAAGTAAAGGATTATCGCAGAAAGATCTTGCTACGGTAATATAGTGTAGCtcagatatattaatttatatctgcCAAATGTAttgtaaaacttttattaaagATTGATCTATGTgcgtcataaaaaaaaaaaaaaagaaaacaaagcaaTTATAAACacaagaaattttaaatagtaTAAAATGATGACAGAAAAACCATTGCAGTAAGTCATCATGTTACGGTGTGTTGATTTAATTAGCTAATTGTTAGATAACGATAGATTAGCTAATTACTTCTGAATGGTAATTTTTGGTGTCTTGTGATTATAACTTGAAAAATAGTTGGTATTACatttatagttatatttaGTGATATTAATCgtgtatattttctcttttgcagAAAGTGAATGAAAAGGCACAAGtaataaatgattatgaaGCAGGCCGTGGAATCCCCAACCAAATGGTTATTGGAAAAATTGAGCGAGTACTTGGCATAAAATTGCGTGGAAAGGATCGTGGGAAACCGTTAATAGCCCCCGGGACGAAGAAGTGAATCTCGGGGGAGTTGGAATCTTTACTTTCTATCCTTATATATTGCTCCAGCAAAAACTGTAAGAAAGATGGTAGAAACaaagtaattaaattacttatctttctttcctttggttattttgatattacgtgctattatttgtttttttctgtaaaataaaacaagtgATACTTACGAGTACATTTtagaatatcataattataaattcaataaagtTTATTCAATTACCTTTATATGAACATTTATTGAATCTATTCGGATTATAAATTACTAATGCATATTGTGTTGAATAGCATtataaatcaatgaaataaagttattaatttatgatagAATACCAAATAGTGATCATTCTACGAGCATAAAACCATATATGGATAGAAGTACTCTACTATTAGCTATTTtgcgtgtatacatatttt encodes:
- the LOC127071725 gene encoding CCR4-NOT transcription complex subunit 1 isoform X3, which encodes MNLDSLSFTLSQISYLVANLTKKNFRDSCKEISILVQWKGLEADRHLLRSLLSYVDFSTGEPPESSAKDYFQVQLLKQECTNLLSKPSLISNFCFAIDHPLHHQKTLNSSPKFFLHLKKVLGLTLVQEVAFAIVLQHSENIDIRALAHEHIKKQLPELIKNYINSETSNKHHEEGLHDSSPEVLHLILSQVFHIPNQFGVSSEAKEKFLKNLRRDFPRELVPVVLAPLLYPGDGETPQAKIELNMAVNQMDGNSLVELIMELGYGFTSSVEECRSALAGLGAREISPACVARVLAHMARSCNSLDDAGGLQSFWGNSASTQDANKEKTSESIAPTTWNVEVFVQALKEIQSTLLWNEVIVKLDHAEFIIKDRQGLNLLIMGLRLGLQHQGYPPDVFPVELFYRHWENVEGQFSLVQQILKCPDIFCFADYPYHSVTVDVLKAAPEGDSKEAQTWRSLYVVELLLHMAERGLYGPVQEIFKWPIQHCPDVLVLALLQINPPITLLRQELLSTLMPIFLGNHPNSAVILHHAWHANNVKIKSIIMHAMAEWYIRGDHDQTRLSRILDVAQDLKALSALLNAQSFPFVIDLACLASRREYLKLEKWLTDKIRDHGEVFVAACVKFLQRRCPQVMGPGIKEDPTVPKASQLPQETLTTILACLQVCAGSVSQECSEAIMTMVQNCSLMLNKSTMSRPPPPGVLRHRGLEPFNPATLGGQLFSSKQVDPLGNLSSSLASMGLGSSLGPPSSSAFNLPGALGPLVSAPGSPSRLTGPSPSPFPMLPLSSQLHSGPVGTQGPSVLPGSTIGGLGRLGPPTGIEKARIPETSNLFPDMPQNVSKEIEDEANSYFQCIYNHPPHPTLSIDEVLDMLKKFQDSGSKREREVFNCMLRNLFEEYRFFPQYPDKELQITAQLFGGIIERGLVNSYMTLGLALRFVLDALRKPDGSKMYYFGITALDRFKSRLKDYQTYCEHVRNIQHFSEFPPHLIEYIEYGLQGQEPPTRPQGPVLPKTLAAMLAPVTTPYKTITTTTITTSTTQAKPSTTPTTSLSARPSIANATNIDTLLVATDKEEKITTPPEALQDKTAFIFNNLSQLNLQQKCDEIREIVTEDYWPWMAQYLVMKRASIELNFHALYSNFLDCLKLPEVNKMVTRETFRNIKVLLRSDKGIANFSDRSLLKNLGHWLGMLTLGRNKPILQVDIDLKSLLVEAYHKGQQELLYVVPFVAKVLESCAKSRVFRPPNPWTMAIMNVLAELHQEPDLKLNLKFEIEVLCKNLSIDVGELKPAVYLKDPEKLRNLDYQLSHPNKKTEAGNNQQQTQAPIEELVGPTTTGTIVTQPAPPANTTPSLPTGPPEPRFSYMDISVTGITNISQHITINNQLPLFQTHPHLKQFVRPAVERAIQEWIHPVVDRSIKIALTTSEQIVRKDFALDPEEVRMRTAARHMVRNLTAGMAMITCRDQILASISTNLKQAFLTAMMGTTPQQKELAEQAATVVAADNMELACAFVQKTAVEKAIPEMDKRLLNEIELRKIARQEGRRYCDPLAKYQAERMPEQIRLKVGGVTPQQMAVYEEFARNIPGFLPLSERDTQALFVPKPETTVAPFANNPAVAVATAQQVAAYAAAVSNDEVGAMLEKLAAEVDVLLSAMGPAAPPPQHVALHSLLESIILTRRSRDAGAAMTLLKKAVEGLLDGPTISSGVTDSEIVLRYRELHLRILKCLQDPRAYGMQWTNKHVTRFLTECREDFRYNFEAVDCLIRSHLISLPQYDLALAQAMDASNAMATAFAMQLVQLYLIDERQTTHVTESDLFHTIEILVRIAHHRAPPEGIPLFRLTSLIDSLRANHDPAVLADRAPAGPTAHIHSGILQVRARDFDDPPGLMEKTEYLLREWVSMHHSPTHARDPTKAFGMFVHQMNIHGILKTDDLITRFFKLSTQMCVDLCYRALAETNAVPSVVRAKCFHSLDAFVRLVALLVKHSGDTTNTHTKINLLNKVLGIVAGVLLQDHEMRGTDFQQLPYHRIFIMLFLELCAPEPVLEAVNYQVLTAFCHTLHILRPAKASGFCYAWLELVSHRVFIGRMLAITPQQKCWGMYAQLLIDLFKYLAPYLRNAELAKPVTLLYKGTLRVLLVLLHDFPEFLCDYHYGFCDVIPPNCIQMRNLILSAFPRNMRLPDPFTPNLKVDMLQEIAHAPRVLTNFASMIQPLSFKKELDSYLKARAPVTFLSELRSNLQVSQEAGVRYNIQLMNALVLYVGTQAIAFIRSKGHTPNMSTIAHSAHMDIFQNLAVDLDTEGRYLFLNAIANQLRYPNSHTHYFSCTLLYLFAEANTEAIQEQITRVLLERLIVNRPHPWGLLITFIELIKNPTYKFWTHEFVHCAPEIEKLFESVARSCMVQKQVQPTPEPEIPE